The Iamia majanohamensis genome window below encodes:
- a CDS encoding IS110 family transposase, with protein sequence MFVGVDWAEDHHDLCVVDTAGKVRAKGRVTDDLSGVARAHDLIASAVPDEVDEVDVEVVVGIETDRGLLVRALVTAGYRVLAVNPLSVDRYRDRARVSGAKSDPGDARVLADMVRTDAHQHRPVAADSDLAEAIKLVARSHQSAIWSRRRLANQLRSALREFFPAALVAFDDLTSADAIAVLGVAPTPEAAKGLSRSKIASALRRGGRQLNIDLRAEAIQAALRTEHLTQPPMVADAYGNIVASLVKVIAAHTTQIAELAEVLEAHFGQHPDATILRSLPGLGVVTGARVLAEFGDDPARYADARARRNYAGTSPLTVASGTRRTVRARHIRNRRLADALHWWAFNAITRSPGARALYDRRRTAGDTHSGALRVVANRLVAILHGCLRTRTPYDEATAWAHRNDLAA encoded by the coding sequence CCGAGGACCATCACGATCTGTGCGTGGTGGACACCGCCGGCAAGGTCCGAGCGAAGGGGCGGGTCACAGATGATCTGTCCGGTGTCGCTCGGGCCCATGACCTGATCGCCTCCGCAGTGCCCGACGAGGTCGACGAGGTCGATGTGGAGGTCGTCGTCGGGATCGAGACCGACCGGGGCCTGCTGGTGCGGGCACTGGTGACCGCTGGGTATCGGGTGTTGGCGGTCAACCCGCTCAGTGTCGACCGCTACCGGGACCGGGCCCGAGTCTCGGGCGCGAAGTCCGACCCCGGCGATGCCCGGGTGCTGGCTGACATGGTCCGCACTGATGCTCACCAGCACCGGCCGGTGGCGGCCGACTCGGATCTGGCCGAGGCGATCAAGCTGGTGGCCCGATCGCACCAGTCGGCCATCTGGTCGAGACGACGGCTGGCCAACCAGCTGCGCTCGGCGTTGCGGGAGTTCTTCCCTGCCGCCCTAGTCGCGTTCGACGACCTCACCAGCGCAGACGCCATCGCCGTGCTCGGAGTCGCCCCTACCCCCGAGGCCGCCAAGGGACTCTCACGCTCGAAGATCGCATCGGCGCTGCGCCGCGGTGGCCGCCAGCTCAACATCGACCTCCGGGCCGAGGCGATCCAGGCAGCGCTGCGGACCGAGCACCTCACCCAGCCACCAATGGTCGCCGATGCCTACGGCAACATCGTGGCCTCGCTGGTCAAGGTCATCGCCGCCCACACCACCCAGATCGCCGAGCTGGCCGAGGTCCTCGAGGCCCATTTCGGCCAGCACCCTGACGCCACGATCCTTCGCAGCCTTCCCGGCCTCGGAGTCGTCACCGGTGCCAGGGTGCTCGCCGAGTTCGGTGACGACCCCGCCCGCTACGCCGATGCCAGGGCCCGACGGAACTACGCCGGCACCAGTCCCCTCACCGTCGCCTCCGGCACCCGCCGCACCGTCCGAGCCCGCCACATCCGCAACCGGCGCCTGGCCGACGCCCTGCACTGGTGGGCCTTCAACGCCATCACCCGATCCCCCGGCGCCCGTGCCCTCTACGACCGCCGACGCACCGCCGGCGACACCCACTCCGGCGCCCTGCGCGTCGTCGCCAACCGCCTCGTCGCCATCCTCCACGGCTGCCTCCGCACCCGCACCCCCTACGACGAAGCAACCGCCTGGGCCCACCGCAACGACCTCGCCGCTTGA